One genomic window of Tenacibaculum tangerinum includes the following:
- a CDS encoding DNA-binding response regulator, protein MRIEKQSVLIADNCPLICETYQNIISKIARLNPNFSFNTDITYNCNGAYDIVKKTIEKETTLNFIVLDLKLSPSNNRKILSGEDLGLLVRKLLPSTKIIICTDCNDNYRIHSVFKSLNPEGFIIKNDLTSKELKNAIKNITNNIPYYSKTVLSLLRKEVSNNFSIDSLDRKILYELSLGSKMKEMPNYIPLSAASIEKRKRHLKKVFNVKAKGDRELILIAKEKGFI, encoded by the coding sequence ATGAGAATAGAAAAACAATCTGTGTTAATTGCAGATAATTGTCCGTTAATTTGCGAGACATACCAGAATATAATATCTAAAATTGCTAGACTAAATCCTAATTTTAGTTTTAACACTGATATTACTTACAATTGTAATGGAGCTTACGACATTGTGAAGAAAACAATTGAAAAAGAAACTACTCTAAATTTTATTGTTTTAGACTTAAAGCTCTCTCCTTCTAATAATAGAAAAATACTTTCTGGAGAAGATCTTGGACTTTTAGTAAGAAAGTTATTACCCAGTACCAAAATAATTATTTGTACTGACTGTAATGACAACTACAGAATTCATAGTGTTTTTAAAAGTTTAAATCCAGAAGGTTTTATTATAAAAAACGACTTAACTTCAAAAGAACTAAAAAACGCAATAAAGAATATAACAAACAATATTCCTTACTACAGCAAAACAGTTTTAAGTCTTTTAAGAAAAGAAGTTTCTAACAACTTTTCTATAGATTCATTAGACCGTAAAATTTTATATGAACTTTCCTTAGGCTCTAAAATGAAAGAAATGCCTAATTACATCCCTCTTTCTGCTGCAAGCATTGAAAAGCGTAAAAGACATCTAAAAAAAGTTTTTAATGTAAAAGCTAAAGGAGATAGGGAGTTGATATTAATAGCCAAAGAAAAAGGCTTTATTTAG
- a CDS encoding vitamin K epoxide reductase family protein: MKDTLINLVQKLLKKNKISFDKEELAFQIQSHPSYPSLHAITGVLDHFNIENVAADVPVNSETLSQLPDCFIAQINTDYGQDLVVIEKNDIEYIIHNSENKKEKISEDDFLSKFTGIIVAVEETENYQAPKDNTKLAKAVGFSLIIGLALFHVFNNTSSWYSTFFFLLSIVGVFISVAIVKQELGLKTSIGDAFCSGTDDKKDCDAVLTSKGAEVFKGYKLSDFCILYFSGLSLLTFIQISNPVISYTISLLAVPITLYSLYYQYAVVKKWCLLCLSIVGVLWLQALIPVLSNSYIEEFVVADFITFGLVATLTWITWNYIKPLFTEVNELKKEKIESVKFKRNYALFDNLLQKSPQIDTQLDNSQEIVFGNPNANLELTIITNPFCGHCKPVHAHVDEIFKRYQDKVKIKIRFNINTEDKENDIVKITSRLIEIYNTKGEKECLTAMDAIYEGQKPADWLKEWGTCENKEPYIAVLEEEKKWCTENAINFTPEILINGRSFPKEYKRTDLILFIEDLEENSQVLMSSM, from the coding sequence TTGAAAGACACATTAATCAATTTAGTACAAAAATTACTTAAGAAAAACAAAATTTCTTTTGACAAAGAAGAGTTGGCTTTTCAAATTCAAAGCCATCCTTCTTATCCGAGTTTACATGCAATAACAGGTGTATTAGATCATTTTAACATTGAAAATGTTGCTGCCGACGTTCCTGTAAATTCAGAAACGCTCTCACAACTGCCCGATTGCTTTATTGCACAAATAAACACCGATTATGGTCAAGATTTAGTTGTTATCGAAAAAAACGACATTGAATACATTATTCATAATTCAGAAAATAAAAAAGAAAAAATATCTGAAGATGATTTTCTTAGTAAGTTTACAGGTATTATCGTAGCTGTTGAAGAAACAGAAAATTATCAAGCACCTAAAGACAATACTAAGCTAGCAAAAGCTGTCGGCTTTTCTCTAATTATTGGTCTAGCATTATTTCATGTATTCAACAACACCTCTTCTTGGTACAGCACTTTCTTTTTTCTGCTATCGATAGTAGGCGTTTTTATTAGCGTTGCCATTGTTAAGCAAGAATTAGGGCTAAAAACCTCTATTGGAGATGCTTTTTGCTCAGGTACTGACGATAAAAAAGACTGTGATGCCGTGTTAACCTCTAAAGGCGCAGAAGTTTTTAAGGGGTATAAATTAAGTGATTTCTGTATCCTTTATTTTTCTGGGTTATCACTTTTAACCTTTATACAAATTTCTAATCCTGTAATATCTTACACTATCAGTTTACTCGCTGTACCTATTACTCTATACTCTTTATACTACCAATACGCTGTGGTAAAAAAATGGTGTCTTTTGTGTTTGAGTATTGTTGGAGTACTATGGCTACAAGCTTTAATTCCCGTTTTAAGCAATAGCTATATAGAGGAATTTGTCGTAGCTGATTTTATTACCTTTGGATTGGTTGCTACTCTAACATGGATTACATGGAACTATATAAAACCTTTATTTACTGAAGTTAATGAACTTAAAAAAGAAAAAATTGAAAGTGTAAAATTCAAAAGAAACTATGCGCTATTTGATAATTTACTTCAAAAATCGCCTCAAATCGACACGCAATTAGATAATAGTCAAGAAATTGTATTTGGCAATCCAAACGCTAACCTAGAATTAACCATTATCACCAATCCTTTTTGCGGACATTGTAAGCCTGTTCATGCCCATGTTGATGAAATTTTTAAAAGGTATCAAGATAAGGTAAAAATCAAGATACGTTTCAACATCAATACAGAAGATAAAGAAAATGATATTGTAAAGATTACTAGTAGGCTTATAGAAATATACAACACCAAGGGTGAAAAAGAGTGCCTAACTGCCATGGACGCTATTTACGAAGGGCAAAAACCTGCCGATTGGTTAAAAGAATGGGGTACCTGTGAAAATAAAGAGCCATATATTGCTGTACTAGAAGAAGAAAAAAAATGGTGTACAGAAAACGCTATCAACTTTACTCCAGAAATATTAATTAATGGAAGATCATTTCCAAAAGAATACAAAAGAACTGATTTAATACTATTTATTGAAGACCTAGAAGAAAATTCTCAAGTTTTAATGAGTAGTATGTAA